A single window of Halotalea alkalilenta DNA harbors:
- a CDS encoding universal stress protein, which translates to MNSLNTLLFATDFSKGSAKASSIAATLAQLSGAKLYVIHVASLVDSSLYWQDPLLASGVDPGQLNGEIVKEAEKKLSEFVALNFQSDDENGLKDIESRVVSGGVAYEIIIGEAQRVGADMIILGTHGRSGLERVLVGSTAERVVRSSPIPVLTSRG; encoded by the coding sequence ATGAACTCATTGAATACCCTGCTGTTCGCCACTGATTTCTCGAAAGGCTCGGCCAAGGCGTCGTCGATCGCCGCTACGCTTGCCCAGCTTTCCGGCGCCAAGCTGTATGTCATCCATGTCGCGAGCCTCGTCGACAGCTCGCTTTATTGGCAAGATCCTCTTCTGGCTTCCGGTGTGGATCCAGGGCAACTCAATGGAGAGATAGTCAAGGAGGCCGAGAAAAAACTGAGCGAATTCGTCGCCCTTAATTTCCAATCAGATGATGAAAATGGCCTGAAAGATATCGAAAGCCGTGTGGTTTCCGGTGGTGTGGCCTACGAAATCATCATCGGTGAAGCCCAGCGGGTCGGAGCCGACATGATCATCCTGGGAACCCATGGTCGAAGCGGCCTGGAGCGCGTACTGGTGGGTTCGACGGCAGAGCGCGTGGTGCGAAGCTCCCCCATTCCCGTGCTCACCTCGCGAGGG
- a CDS encoding universal stress protein, which produces MSSLKTLLFATDFSSGAAKASAAAATLARLSGARLHVIHAAILIERFLYGATDFAVSGADEKRMNETIVKESEKALDEFVTRYFKSAETGVVENLESRVIKASMPHESIIEEAERIGADIIILGTHGRSGLERVLMGSTAERVMRSSPIPVLTSRG; this is translated from the coding sequence ATGAGCTCGCTGAAGACACTATTGTTCGCCACCGATTTCTCCTCCGGCGCCGCCAAGGCTTCCGCGGCCGCGGCCACGCTCGCGCGGCTCTCCGGGGCCAGGTTGCATGTCATCCATGCCGCCATCCTGATCGAGAGATTCCTCTATGGGGCTACCGACTTCGCCGTATCCGGCGCCGATGAGAAACGGATGAATGAAACGATCGTCAAGGAATCCGAGAAGGCATTGGACGAGTTCGTCACCCGCTACTTCAAATCCGCTGAAACAGGTGTCGTGGAGAACCTCGAAAGCCGTGTGATCAAAGCGAGCATGCCCCATGAATCGATCATCGAAGAGGCTGAGAGAATCGGTGCCGACATCATCATATTGGGCACGCATGGGCGCAGCGGTTTGGAGCGCGTACTGATGGGATCGACGGCTGAGCGGGTAATGCGCAGTTCCCCCATACCGGTGCTCACCTCCCGAGGATGA
- a CDS encoding argininosuccinate lyase — protein MKHSLTTLGLAVAMTCSLKLGAADTSPRDEFFWLGEINKASVVINSEQGLLDETLAPELAAAIAQVLEQGRAPGAARPSTVITFEPLLIQAAGEEVTLLHAGRSSQDMHATYRSAMLRDKLLELAAQLHQATGTLVALADQHAETIVPNYTNGVAAQPNSFGHYLLGHAAGLQRDAQRIREAYARIDRSPMGTTVLNGTGWPLDRQRMADYLGFSALLDNAYDASQIASMEQPVEVAGIVTSIALHAGNFIEDVLTQYAQTQPWILLEEGADNTYVSSAMPQKRNPGLLNSTRSDASTALTLAMGPVIQTHNITPGMSDPKDIGRNAAMVDSAISVLNKWDRVLRALVIDSQRALEELNSDWTASQELADVLMREHGLPFRVGHHFASEVVSYAKQHSIKPLDFPYTEAQRIYAQSVGHDGHPTELPISEERFRAALDPAAIVRNRATIGGPQPAEMERMLAAASEDLSAQQSWITERRAQIDQALATLDQDFARLAERASR, from the coding sequence ATGAAACACTCCTTGACGACCTTGGGCCTTGCCGTGGCTATGACCTGCTCCTTGAAGCTAGGGGCCGCCGACACTTCCCCACGCGATGAGTTTTTTTGGCTGGGGGAGATCAACAAGGCTTCCGTGGTGATCAATAGTGAACAAGGGTTGCTCGACGAAACCCTGGCACCCGAGTTGGCGGCGGCGATCGCCCAGGTGCTGGAGCAAGGACGAGCGCCCGGCGCCGCGCGCCCCTCGACGGTGATCACTTTCGAGCCACTGTTGATCCAGGCTGCGGGGGAGGAGGTGACCCTGCTGCACGCGGGTCGTTCCAGCCAGGACATGCATGCGACCTACCGATCCGCCATGCTGCGGGACAAGCTGCTCGAACTGGCTGCGCAGCTGCATCAAGCCACCGGCACGCTGGTGGCGCTGGCGGACCAGCATGCCGAGACCATCGTGCCCAACTACACCAATGGCGTGGCGGCGCAGCCCAACAGCTTCGGTCACTATCTATTGGGTCATGCCGCGGGTCTGCAGCGAGATGCCCAGCGCATCCGGGAAGCCTACGCTCGCATCGATCGATCTCCCATGGGCACTACCGTGCTCAACGGCACCGGATGGCCGCTGGATCGTCAGCGCATGGCCGACTATCTGGGCTTTTCCGCTCTGCTGGACAATGCCTATGACGCTTCGCAGATCGCCTCCATGGAGCAGCCGGTGGAGGTTGCTGGCATCGTCACCAGCATCGCGCTGCATGCCGGCAACTTCATCGAGGACGTGCTGACGCAGTACGCCCAGACCCAGCCTTGGATTCTGCTGGAAGAGGGCGCAGACAACACCTATGTATCGAGCGCAATGCCGCAGAAGCGAAATCCCGGCCTGCTCAACAGCACGCGCAGCGATGCATCGACGGCCTTGACCCTGGCCATGGGCCCGGTAATCCAGACGCACAACATCACCCCAGGCATGAGCGACCCCAAAGACATCGGACGTAATGCCGCGATGGTGGACAGCGCCATCTCGGTATTGAACAAATGGGATCGCGTCCTCCGGGCCCTGGTGATCGACTCCCAGCGGGCACTCGAGGAGCTGAACAGCGATTGGACCGCTTCGCAGGAGCTGGCCGACGTACTGATGCGCGAGCATGGTCTGCCTTTCCGTGTCGGTCACCACTTCGCGTCAGAGGTGGTGTCCTATGCCAAGCAGCACAGCATCAAACCGCTGGATTTTCCCTACACCGAGGCGCAGCGCATCTATGCGCAGAGCGTAGGACACGATGGTCATCCGACCGAACTACCAATCAGCGAGGAGCGCTTTCGCGCCGCGCTCGATCCAGCGGCCATCGTCCGCAATAGAGCGACGATCGGTGGTCCACAGCCTGCTGAGATGGAGCGCATGCTGGCCGCCGCCAGCGAGGACCTGAGCGCCCAGCAGTCATGGATCACCGAGCGCCGGGCGCAGATCGATCAGGCCCTGGCCACATTGGATCAGGATTTCGCTCGTCTGGCCGAGAGGGCCTCGCGCTGA
- a CDS encoding CoA transferase, with translation MSDEGTTHAMGRTAAFAELMEIRAAKPLKQGEVTITGEDPLFQSPFRIGETSADALAARAVAANDLWELRTGRRQSISVDVRAAAATSLAGGDMTLRRDALGKYQPIPSSPEFRHMISLTQPWRAADGRWVLPHTNLPHLERRVLDVLGCESTPESVAEGVSRWNSDELEDAIATAHACAGKIRTPEEWLAHPHGAYLASRPVVEITKLADSAPQPLPGGNQPASGIRVLDLTRILAGPTAGLGMAEHGADVLMVTAPSLPQVPAFVRDTSHGKRSCFLDFTRADEARRLRELVRDADVFIDGYRPGRLQAHGFGVDELTTLRPGLVHVSVNCFGSGGPFAERAGWDQVAQAVTGICHTQGMAVGAGQPKLTPVFMCDFITGFLGTFGAMIALARRAREGGTYRVQVSLCQSAMLLQRQGLLARFDHAPGRLTPREFEALSVRDDGTCWGDLKSLGPVVRMSETPPRWFGTTPELGSGRAAWLD, from the coding sequence ATGAGCGATGAAGGAACCACTCATGCCATGGGACGAACAGCTGCCTTTGCCGAGCTCATGGAGATTCGAGCCGCGAAGCCGCTGAAGCAGGGAGAAGTCACGATCACCGGTGAGGATCCCCTGTTCCAGTCTCCGTTTCGCATCGGGGAGACGTCGGCCGATGCGCTGGCGGCCCGCGCGGTAGCCGCCAACGATCTCTGGGAGCTTCGAACGGGGCGTCGCCAGTCCATCAGCGTGGATGTGCGGGCGGCAGCGGCAACCTCGCTGGCGGGCGGCGACATGACGCTCAGGCGCGATGCGCTGGGGAAGTATCAGCCGATCCCTTCATCGCCGGAATTCAGGCACATGATCTCGCTCACGCAGCCTTGGCGTGCAGCCGATGGTCGATGGGTTCTGCCGCACACCAACTTGCCGCATCTGGAGCGGCGCGTGCTGGACGTACTGGGCTGCGAGAGTACCCCGGAGTCGGTGGCCGAAGGCGTGAGCCGATGGAATTCGGATGAGCTCGAGGATGCGATTGCCACTGCGCACGCTTGCGCAGGTAAGATTCGCACACCGGAGGAATGGTTGGCGCACCCGCATGGGGCCTATCTGGCGTCTCGCCCGGTCGTGGAGATCACCAAGCTCGCGGATAGCGCCCCGCAGCCGCTGCCTGGGGGCAACCAGCCCGCATCGGGGATTCGGGTACTGGACCTGACACGTATCCTGGCCGGTCCGACTGCGGGCCTCGGCATGGCCGAGCACGGCGCCGATGTACTGATGGTGACGGCACCCTCATTGCCCCAGGTACCGGCTTTCGTTCGCGACACGAGCCATGGCAAGCGCAGCTGCTTTCTCGACTTCACCCGTGCCGACGAAGCGCGGCGACTGCGGGAACTGGTGCGAGACGCCGATGTATTCATCGATGGTTATCGGCCGGGCCGGCTCCAGGCCCACGGCTTTGGCGTCGATGAACTAACAACGCTCCGCCCGGGCCTCGTGCATGTCAGCGTCAACTGCTTTGGCTCCGGCGGACCATTTGCTGAGCGGGCTGGCTGGGATCAGGTGGCGCAGGCCGTAACAGGCATATGCCACACCCAAGGCATGGCGGTCGGCGCAGGTCAACCCAAGCTGACACCGGTCTTCATGTGCGATTTCATCACCGGTTTTCTCGGAACCTTCGGCGCGATGATCGCGCTGGCGCGCCGCGCCAGGGAAGGCGGAACTTACCGCGTGCAGGTGTCTTTGTGCCAGTCCGCCATGCTCCTGCAACGTCAAGGCCTGCTGGCGCGATTCGACCACGCGCCCGGCCGGCTGACCCCTCGAGAGTTCGAGGCGCTTTCGGTGCGCGATGACGGAACCTGCTGGGGCGATCTCAAAAGCTTGGGACCAGTGGTTCGTATGTCCGAGACACCGCCCCGCTGGTTCGGAACGACTCCCGAATTGGGCAGCGGGCGGGCTGCGTGGCTCGACTGA
- a CDS encoding sodium:solute symporter family transporter, whose protein sequence is MLRILLSILPAAFVPSAMAAQSSVGATSPTSLLLFVTVIAVTLGITWWAAKQTTSANDFYAAGGRISGFQNGLAITGDALSAGAFLGLTALVFNGGFDGLVYAIGYTTGLPIVVFLMASKLRKLGKYTFTDVVCSRLSGNSVRIFSACASLIIVAFYLIAQMVGAGQLVQLLFGIDYNYAIILVGVLMVVYVVFGGMMATTWVQIVKAVLMLGIGVVMCLLVMMQFGFSMRELLQKAVEVHPGKENILIPQALARDPVSGISLGIALMLGTAGLPHVLMRFFTVPDAKAARSSVLWATAFMNCFYAMIFIIGFGALALLRDHSGYLDANGALIGGGNTAALHLSHLLGGDVMFGAVSAIAFATILAVVAGLTLSGASAVSHDIYGALFKRHGSDAPDEIRIVKIATVVLGALAVLLGIAFRNQNVAYMISLAFSIACSSTFPVLILAIYWKKMTPFGAVLGGGVGLASSLLFTVLGPSVWVKVLGYAQPVFPIDPPALVTVPLAFTVCLIASLATQSSRVPTPVAGA, encoded by the coding sequence ATGTTGAGAATACTACTCTCCATACTTCCAGCCGCTTTCGTGCCCAGTGCGATGGCCGCACAATCCTCTGTCGGAGCGACCAGCCCGACATCGCTCTTGCTTTTCGTCACCGTTATCGCCGTCACGCTCGGCATCACTTGGTGGGCGGCGAAGCAAACGACATCCGCCAATGATTTCTACGCGGCCGGTGGCCGCATATCCGGATTTCAAAATGGCTTGGCCATCACAGGGGATGCACTTTCTGCGGGTGCCTTTCTCGGCCTGACGGCTCTTGTGTTCAACGGAGGTTTCGACGGACTGGTCTATGCGATCGGTTACACCACCGGATTACCGATAGTCGTCTTCCTGATGGCCAGTAAGCTACGCAAGCTCGGTAAGTACACTTTCACCGACGTGGTCTGTTCCAGACTCAGTGGCAACTCTGTACGCATCTTCTCGGCCTGCGCCTCACTGATCATCGTCGCCTTCTATTTGATTGCACAGATGGTCGGAGCGGGGCAGCTGGTTCAACTGCTGTTCGGCATCGACTATAACTACGCCATCATTCTGGTTGGTGTGCTGATGGTCGTCTATGTCGTCTTTGGCGGAATGATGGCGACTACTTGGGTGCAAATCGTCAAGGCGGTGCTGATGTTGGGCATCGGTGTAGTGATGTGCTTGCTCGTGATGATGCAGTTTGGTTTCAGTATGAGAGAACTGCTCCAAAAGGCCGTCGAGGTGCACCCAGGGAAGGAAAACATCCTGATTCCCCAGGCTCTGGCGAGGGATCCTGTCTCCGGTATTTCGCTGGGAATCGCGCTGATGCTGGGCACAGCGGGTCTGCCACACGTACTCATGCGTTTTTTCACCGTACCGGACGCCAAGGCGGCGCGAAGCTCTGTGTTGTGGGCCACGGCGTTCATGAACTGCTTCTACGCGATGATCTTCATCATCGGCTTCGGCGCGTTGGCCCTGCTACGCGACCATTCCGGATACCTCGATGCGAACGGCGCTTTGATCGGCGGAGGTAACACCGCGGCACTCCATCTGTCGCACCTGCTCGGCGGCGACGTGATGTTCGGCGCGGTCTCCGCCATCGCTTTCGCCACGATCCTCGCCGTCGTGGCTGGTCTGACCCTTTCCGGCGCGTCGGCGGTCAGCCATGACATCTACGGGGCGTTGTTCAAGCGCCATGGTTCGGATGCTCCGGACGAGATTCGGATCGTCAAGATCGCAACGGTCGTGTTGGGCGCACTGGCGGTCCTGCTCGGGATTGCCTTTCGCAACCAAAACGTGGCCTACATGATCAGCCTGGCGTTTTCGATCGCATGCTCCTCGACATTCCCGGTACTGATCCTGGCTATTTACTGGAAGAAGATGACTCCTTTCGGTGCCGTCCTGGGCGGTGGTGTGGGCCTTGCTTCCTCCCTGCTGTTTACCGTGCTCGGACCATCCGTGTGGGTGAAGGTACTGGGGTATGCGCAGCCGGTGTTCCCCATTGATCCACCGGCATTGGTAACCGTTCCGCTTGCCTTCACCGTCTGTCTCATCGCCTCGCTGGCGACGCAGTCATCGCGCGTCCCCACGCCGGTGGCCGGCGCCTGA
- a CDS encoding DUF485 domain-containing protein: MNSVIATKDNESLAFGLSLTALQMFVYLSFILVSCFHAEELRRNVPIIDLPLSFVFGLAVIVCGTALTIIYVVHANAVPEGEATC, from the coding sequence ATGAATTCTGTTATTGCGACCAAAGACAATGAGTCTCTGGCATTCGGCCTGTCACTTACGGCATTGCAGATGTTCGTCTATCTCTCATTCATCCTTGTGAGCTGCTTTCATGCGGAAGAACTGAGAAGGAATGTTCCAATAATCGATCTTCCACTGTCTTTTGTCTTCGGGCTTGCCGTCATCGTCTGCGGAACAGCTTTGACGATCATCTACGTTGTGCACGCCAATGCCGTCCCTGAGGGAGAAGCGACATGTTGA
- a CDS encoding LysR family transcriptional regulator: MEVNDLITFATVARHAAITRAAIELNTVQSNVTSRIKQLEEEVGVALFERHSRGVVLTSAGQRLLPYASRAVALLQEAATAARDDGVARGRLSIGSMETTVAIRLPEVLAAYHSQHPAVEFEVKTGPTAELVQKVIDNEVDGAFVAGPVDHPLLSVDHAYEENLVLVTSLRLRDPSKLHDDSMPLTALMFRMGCSYRQRLEQFLTQIGRPSFQRLEFGTLEGILGCVSADLGITLLPRSVVEKSALGEKLAMHDVPPDIAQTPTLFIRRKGAHESTAMRLFRTCFSSAPQVCTAVDRPIQAQSMFA, translated from the coding sequence ATGGAAGTAAATGACCTGATCACATTCGCTACAGTCGCCCGGCATGCCGCCATCACGCGAGCGGCGATAGAACTGAACACGGTGCAGTCCAACGTCACGAGCAGGATCAAGCAGCTTGAAGAAGAGGTCGGCGTTGCACTTTTTGAACGTCACAGTCGAGGAGTTGTCTTGACCAGCGCGGGGCAACGTCTTCTGCCCTATGCCTCGCGTGCGGTGGCCTTGCTTCAGGAAGCGGCGACGGCCGCTCGTGACGATGGCGTAGCGCGGGGGCGCCTGTCGATCGGCTCGATGGAGACCACGGTGGCGATCCGGCTGCCAGAGGTTCTCGCGGCCTATCATTCACAACATCCCGCCGTCGAGTTCGAGGTGAAAACCGGGCCTACAGCTGAGTTGGTACAAAAGGTCATCGATAACGAGGTGGATGGCGCATTCGTCGCCGGACCGGTAGATCACCCTTTATTGTCGGTCGATCACGCATATGAAGAGAACCTGGTGCTGGTAACTTCTCTTCGTTTGCGTGACCCGTCCAAGTTGCACGATGATTCGATGCCGTTGACGGCATTGATGTTCAGAATGGGTTGCTCATATCGTCAGCGTCTCGAGCAATTTCTCACCCAGATCGGGCGGCCGAGCTTTCAACGTCTTGAATTCGGCACGTTGGAGGGCATCCTGGGATGCGTGAGCGCGGATCTCGGCATCACTTTGCTGCCTCGAAGCGTGGTCGAAAAATCAGCACTGGGCGAAAAACTCGCGATGCATGATGTACCGCCGGATATCGCACAGACCCCAACTCTGTTCATCAGGCGGAAAGGGGCCCATGAGTCGACCGCGATGCGGCTTTTCCGCACATGTTTTTCCAGTGCTCCACAAGTCTGCACAGCCGTTGACCGGCCCATCCAGGCCCAATCCATGTTTGCGTAG
- a CDS encoding YqaE/Pmp3 family membrane protein, with translation MDLLRIILAIILPPVGVFLQVGFGLQFWINIVLTLFGYIPGIIHAVWVIATR, from the coding sequence ATGGATCTGCTTCGTATCATTCTCGCCATCATCCTTCCCCCGGTCGGCGTATTCCTCCAAGTCGGCTTCGGCTTACAGTTCTGGATCAACATCGTCCTCACCCTGTTCGGCTATATACCCGGCATCATCCACGCCGTCTGGGTCATCGCCACCCGCTGA
- a CDS encoding CidA/LrgA family protein: MATKDHGGAGAMPLLVGMSILLGCQLIGEGVARAMNLPVPGPVIGMVLLLVGLMLYGKVPEGLRMTTRGLTQHLALLFVPAGVGVMVNWPLISQNFVVLTVTLLVSTVLLQVFMVLFMRRTLRGRLENHDADPVLKEKRR; encoded by the coding sequence ATGGCTACCAAAGATCACGGAGGCGCAGGCGCGATGCCACTGCTCGTGGGGATGAGCATTCTGCTCGGCTGTCAGTTGATTGGAGAAGGGGTGGCGAGGGCGATGAACCTGCCGGTACCGGGGCCAGTCATCGGTATGGTGCTTCTGCTGGTGGGGCTGATGCTGTATGGCAAGGTGCCTGAGGGGTTGAGAATGACCACGCGGGGACTGACCCAGCATCTGGCGCTGCTGTTCGTGCCGGCCGGGGTAGGGGTGATGGTCAATTGGCCGTTGATTTCACAGAATTTCGTCGTGCTGACGGTGACGCTATTGGTGTCTACCGTACTGCTGCAGGTCTTCATGGTGCTGTTCATGCGGCGCACGCTGCGTGGCCGGCTCGAGAACCATGATGCCGATCCGGTGTTGAAGGAGAAACGGCGGTGA
- a CDS encoding LrgB family protein produces the protein MILTEIDTIWVYLSASPLLSLFLTISFYLGCYQLCRRFRLLRGVHPAVVTIIALICLLQLTGTSYQSYFEGAQFIHFLLGPATVMLAVPMFDNLARVRSMMMPLLSGCIAAVVASAFLTLGIATLLGAPPEIIASMAPKSVTVPIAMGVAESLGGIPALTAAIVLITGIIGCLTGPLVFRVLGVHDHTVKGFTMGASAHGFGTAQSFASISALAGAFSGLAMGCVGLSTAIMLPIFMRILAL, from the coding sequence GTGATTCTCACCGAGATCGATACCATCTGGGTCTATCTGTCGGCTTCTCCGCTGCTGTCGCTGTTCCTGACCATCTCTTTCTATCTAGGCTGCTACCAGCTCTGTCGCCGCTTCAGGCTGCTGCGCGGGGTGCACCCGGCGGTGGTGACGATCATCGCGCTGATCTGTCTGCTCCAGCTCACTGGTACTTCCTACCAGAGCTACTTCGAAGGCGCTCAGTTCATTCACTTTTTGCTGGGCCCTGCCACGGTAATGCTGGCCGTGCCGATGTTCGACAACCTGGCCCGGGTACGCAGCATGATGATGCCCTTGCTCAGCGGCTGCATCGCCGCGGTGGTCGCCTCGGCGTTCCTGACGCTCGGCATTGCGACACTGCTTGGAGCGCCCCCTGAGATCATCGCTTCGATGGCACCGAAGTCGGTGACCGTGCCAATCGCAATGGGGGTCGCCGAGAGCCTGGGCGGGATACCGGCGCTGACCGCGGCGATCGTGCTGATTACCGGGATCATCGGTTGCCTGACGGGGCCTTTGGTGTTCCGTGTACTCGGTGTTCACGACCATACGGTGAAAGGCTTCACCATGGGGGCCTCCGCCCATGGCTTTGGCACCGCTCAGAGCTTCGCCAGCATCAGTGCACTGGCGGGGGCATTCTCGGGCCTGGCGATGGGCTGCGTGGGCCTTTCGACCGCCATCATGCTGCCGATATTCATGCGGATTCTCGCGCTCTGA
- the rarD gene encoding EamA family transporter RarD — MSAAPSATPLEGVLLGLVAYGMWGCFPLYFSLFGSVPAGEILSHRILWSAVFLCLVIALLRRWRPVFEVFRSPVLLGRIALCAALIGSNWWMFIWAVGNHHVIQASLGYYLTPLISVALGTAVLGERFGRLQQLAIAFAVAGIVVQLVYLGELPWISLAMAGTFGCYGLFRKQIPLDSITGLLVETLVLLPVALGALIWSAASGQSNFGAGTGISMLLISSGVLTALPLIAFAAATQRLRLSTLGFLMYLNPTLQLLIAVNLLGEQLAPIQLVVFGMIWIGLLLYTVASLHDSRVRARESA, encoded by the coding sequence GTGAGCGCCGCGCCTTCCGCCACGCCGCTCGAAGGCGTGCTGCTGGGGCTCGTGGCCTATGGCATGTGGGGCTGCTTTCCGCTCTACTTCTCGCTGTTCGGGAGCGTTCCCGCAGGTGAAATCCTATCGCACCGGATACTCTGGTCGGCGGTGTTCCTGTGCCTGGTGATCGCCCTGCTGCGCCGCTGGCGCCCGGTGTTCGAAGTGTTTCGCTCGCCCGTGCTGCTCGGCAGGATCGCACTGTGCGCTGCACTGATCGGCAGCAACTGGTGGATGTTCATCTGGGCGGTGGGAAACCATCATGTGATTCAAGCCAGCCTCGGTTACTACCTCACGCCATTGATCAGCGTGGCGCTCGGTACCGCGGTACTCGGAGAGCGGTTCGGTCGTTTGCAGCAGCTCGCCATCGCCTTTGCGGTGGCGGGTATCGTTGTCCAACTGGTCTATCTCGGCGAGCTGCCGTGGATCTCGCTGGCAATGGCTGGCACTTTCGGCTGCTATGGCCTGTTTCGTAAGCAGATACCGCTCGACAGCATCACCGGCCTGCTGGTGGAGACGCTGGTGCTGCTGCCGGTCGCGCTTGGCGCACTCATCTGGTCGGCCGCCTCCGGGCAGAGCAACTTCGGTGCCGGGACGGGTATCAGCATGCTGCTGATCTCCTCCGGCGTGCTCACCGCGCTGCCGTTGATCGCCTTCGCCGCCGCTACCCAGCGGCTCAGGCTCTCGACGCTTGGCTTTCTGATGTACCTCAATCCGACCCTGCAACTGCTGATCGCGGTCAATCTGCTCGGCGAGCAGCTTGCCCCCATCCAGCTGGTGGTCTTCGGGATGATCTGGATCGGCCTGCTGCTCTATACCGTCGCCAGCCTGCACGACAGTCGGGTCAGAGCGCGAGAATCCGCATGA
- a CDS encoding amidohydrolase, giving the protein MSELRITLVQADLHWEDPVANRQMIEELLVDVTGSDLIVLPEMFSTGFTMNAQALAEPMESSETVAWMREQASRTQAVITGSIVILDDGVCYNRMIWATPQGELRWYDKRHLFRMAGEHERYGMGRERVIVELNGFKILLSVCYDLRFPVWSRNVGNEYDLMLCVANWPSARRIPWRTLLQARAIENQCYVIGVNRVGEDGKGLHYSGDSMLVDYLGEPLIDDEREISFVRTGVIGRESLEAFRAKFPAWMDADRFTISP; this is encoded by the coding sequence ATGTCCGAGTTGCGAATCACCCTGGTGCAGGCGGATCTGCACTGGGAAGATCCCGTCGCCAACCGTCAGATGATCGAGGAGCTGCTGGTGGACGTCACTGGCAGCGATCTGATCGTCCTGCCAGAAATGTTCTCGACCGGCTTCACCATGAACGCGCAGGCGCTCGCCGAGCCGATGGAGAGCAGCGAAACCGTGGCCTGGATGCGCGAGCAGGCCAGCCGCACCCAGGCGGTGATCACCGGCAGCATCGTGATCCTCGACGATGGCGTTTGCTACAACCGCATGATCTGGGCGACCCCGCAGGGTGAGCTACGCTGGTACGACAAGCGCCATTTGTTCCGCATGGCCGGCGAACACGAGCGCTACGGGATGGGGCGCGAGCGGGTGATCGTCGAACTCAACGGTTTCAAGATCCTGCTCAGCGTCTGCTACGACCTGCGTTTCCCGGTATGGAGCCGCAACGTTGGCAACGAATACGACCTGATGCTCTGCGTCGCCAACTGGCCCTCGGCCCGGCGTATCCCATGGCGCACCCTGCTGCAGGCGCGCGCGATCGAGAACCAGTGCTACGTGATCGGAGTCAACCGGGTTGGCGAAGATGGCAAAGGGCTGCACTACAGCGGCGACTCGATGCTGGTCGACTATCTCGGTGAGCCGCTGATCGATGACGAGCGCGAGATATCCTTCGTACGCACCGGCGTGATCGGCCGTGAAAGTCTCGAGGCTTTCCGAGCCAAGTTTCCCGCCTGGATGGATGCCGATCGCTTCACCATCAGTCCATGA